A window of Roseiflexus castenholzii DSM 13941 genomic DNA:
GTGCTGTTCGACGATTTGCCGACTAACCGTCAACCCTAACCCTGATCCATGCGGCTTTGTGGTAAAGAACGGATCAAAAATCCGTTCTTGCAGATCGGGCATAATACCTGGTCCGGTATCTTCGACCATTATTTGCACGCACGCAACGGGCGACTGATCGATAGTTTCAAGTGAATGGCGCGTTGCGATCCGCAATGTTCCGCCGCACGGCATGGCATCAATCGCGTTGATCAGCAGATTGAGCAACACCTGGGTCAGGGCGTCGCGCCCTCCCGACACTGGTGGAAGAGGTGTTGTCAGGGATCGCTCCACCCGGATGCCGCTGCCCGCCAGTGTGCCGCCGAGCAACAACAATACCCGCTCGATCAGCGCATTACAGTCGATCAGTTCAATCGCTCCATCGCCGGGACGATGGAGATCGAGCAGACGCCGTAGCAACCCCGAAACTCGACAGATCTCATCGCTGACCAGATCGAGAAACTCCCCCGATTGCGCAGCGCCGTGTGCGCGTAACAGGTACAGATAGTTTTGGATCGACTGCAACGGGGTGTTAATCTCGTGCGCGACAATCGCCGCCAGGCGACTGCTCGCCGCCAGGCGCTCATTCTGGCGCATAATCGCCTCAAGTTGCAGATGTTCGGTGACATCCACCAGGCGCAACACCACGCGTCGCGCCTCGTTGGCATCGCTCAGGGGAATACTGTGAATGTCGAGAATCGCCATGGCGCCTGAGGCACGGCGCAGCTGCACCCGTCCCGATGCCTTGAGACCGCTGGCAAGGGTACGCGCGACGATTGGCGCAATCTCAGGACAGATCGTATCGCACGAGGCGCCAGGAAGCGTGTCGGGTGGGCGGGCAAAGAGGCGTGCAAATTGGCGATTGGTTGTCTGAATGATACCGTTGTTATCGATCAATGCCAGCGCATCGTCGAGATTATCTACAATCGTGTACAAAAGATCGCGGCTCAACTGAAGATCGGCATTCATCGCCTGAAGACGCGCATTGGCGTTCGCCAGCGCTTCACGATCACGTTTACGATCGGTGATATCACTGATCACGCCGATCGATCCGCTCCGACGCTGCTGCTCATCATAGATCGCCGCCACGGTCACGAACGCAGGAAACATCGTTCCATCGCGCCGCGTCAGGGTAAACTCGCCCTCCCATGGGTGACCGGCAGCGACAGTTGCGCGCATTTCTGCGATCTGCGCGTTATCCTTTGGCTCCGCTACCAGGTCGAAGACGTGACGACCGATCATGTCGGCTTCACTCCACCCGAAGATACGCTCAGCCGAGCGGCTCCAGTACGTAATCGCACTTGTCAGATTCGTTGCAATCACTGCCTGACTGACCGCATCGAGCAGCATTGCCTGAAAGCGTAGTTTCTGTTCAACGCTGATACGCTCGGCAATTTCTTTACTCAACATGTGGTTTGCCAGGCGCACATCGGTCAGTTGCCGTCTCAGACGTTGCTGGAGGTCGATAGTCTGCTGACGCTGGACTGCCACACGGCGACGCAACCGTTCTTCAATGCGCTTTTGAGAACTGAGATCGGTCACAAGAAGAACAATGAACGTCGCTTCGCTCTCGCTGCGGAACCAACGACGCGCCTGAACGAGGACCGGCGCCTTGGTGTCATCACGACGCTGAACAACCGTCTCACCATACCACCAACCCTCCCGCGCTACGCTGTCGAGCGCGCGAGTTACTTTGCGCCGCCATCGTTCACTGTCCGACATGTCCATCACCGAACGACCACACACCTCTTCCCACCGCCAACCAAAGGCGGCCTCCGCAGCCGCGTTCCAGTACACGATGACGCCCGACAGATCGGTAATGACCAGCGGTTGACCGATCGCCTCGAGCAAATGGATGTGCGCATGGAGTGGTTCAGGCGTGTGACGCGGTTCAGACGCGGAGATCCGTTGACGCACGTGTGTCATAACACTATTATGATACACCATGTGAAGCGAGCGTGCGCAATGGAGATTCGTGTCCTTTGCGCGCGCGTTTCCGGGAACGCGGGCGACCCGCCCGCCCACAGAGACGCGCGCCGACCCGCCCACCCACAGAGACGCGCGCCGACCCGCCTATCCCTGGGAACGCGCGCCGACCCGCCCACCCACAGAGACGCGCGCCGACCCGCCTATCCCTGGGAACGCGCGCCGACCCTCCCGCCCACAGAGACGCGCGCCGACCCGCCTACCCCTGGGAACGCGCGCCGACCCGCCTACCCCCGGGAACGCGCGCCGACCCGCCCTCTTATCGCGGACCCATGCGCAGCGCGCCGTCGAGGCGGATTGTTGTGCCATTGAGCATCGGGTTCTCGATAATGTGCTGCACCAGCGTGGCAAACTCGGACGGTCTGCCCAAACGCGATGGAAACGGAACCTGCTGCGCCAGCGCCATGATCGCCGCCTCCGGCAGCCCTGCCAGCATCGGTGTATCAAAGGTTCCGGGCGCGATGCTGACGACCCGAATTCCGTGTCGTGCCAGTTCGCGCGCCAGCGGCAGCGTCATACCGACCACACCGGCTTTCGAGGCGCTATATGCCGCCTGCCCGATCTGCCCCTCGAACGCGGCAATCGAAGCAGTGCAGACAATCACGCCGCGCTCGCCGTCGTCGTTGGGCGTGTTGCCTGCCATAACCGTCGCAGCCAACCGGATGGCATTGAATGTGCCAATCAGATTGACCGCAATCACGCGCGTAAACCGTTCGAGTGGCAACGGTCCTTCCTTGCCCAGCGTGCGTTCCGCCGTGGCGATGCCTGCGCAACAGACCAACGCGCGCAGGTTGCCATCGCTTGCGGTTGCCTCGACCGCCGCCCGCATCTGTTCGGCGTCGGCGACATCGGCAGCAATAAAGCGCACCTGTTCGTCAAGTTCCGCTGCCAATGCCATGCCTGCCTCGCGGTTAACATCCACGATCGTGACCGTCGCGCCAAGCGCTGCCAGATGGCGCGCCACACCTGCGCCCAACCCCGACGCTCCGCCGGTGATCAGGGCGCTGCTTCCCGCAATGTGCATGGGATGCTCCTTTCAGCATCGGTTTACCTAAAGACACGAAGGCGCAAAGTCTATTCCGCAGCAGTCATCGATAAGAGATTGTACACCTTTGTGAAGTCTCCTGGCGGGCATCCCGACCTACGGGCGCCTGCCAGGGGCGCCTCTCCTATTGCCTCGCCTCTCGTCCCTCGCCCCTTGCCTCTCGCCCCTTGCCTCTCACCTCTCACCTCTCATACCAATGACCTGTGACCATCCGGCATGGTCACCCTGAGCCGCGCGAGGGGGCTTGCGCGACCCGCTTCGATTCCTCGCTGCGCTCGGCATGACCCGTCGCTGCGCTCGGAATAACACGCATGCGGCATCGTCAAGCGTCATTGGTATCACCTCTCCCCTCTCCCCTCTCGCCTCTCCACAAATGCGAGATAAATCTCGCGCTACGCCCTTGTCGGGCCTCTCGCACCTCGCGCCTCGCCTCTCTCCCCTCGCCCCTCTTGCCTCGCCCCTCGCCTCTCCACAAATGCGAGATAAATCTCGCGCTACGCCCTTGTCGGGCCTCTCGCACCTCGCGCCTCGCCTCTCTCCCCTCGCCCCTCTTGCCTCGCCCCTCGCCTCTCTCCTCTCGCGCCTCTCCCCTCTCCCCTCTCGCCTCTTGCCCCTCGCCTCTCGCGCCTCGCCCCTCGCCTCTCCACAAATGCGAGATAAATCTCGCGCTACGCTATTGTCGGGTCTCTCGCGCCTCGTGCCTCTCGCCTCTCCACAAATGCGAGATAAATCTCGCGCTACGCTATTGTCGGGTCTCTCGCGCCTCGCGCCTCTCCCCTCACTCCTGGTATAATACCTTCGCCCCGCATACAGAGAGGAGGATGCGCTATGACCGACGACAATATCCTTGTGGCTGTCGAAGGTCCGCTGACGATCATCACAATCAACCGTGAACGTGTGCGCAACGCGCTCAATCAGGCGACCATCGCCGAAATCCAGACGGCGTTGCGCGCGTTTGAAGCCGACTTATCGCAGCGTGTTGCAATCATCACCGGCGCCGGCGATCGCGCGTTCGCTGCCGGCGCCGACATTACCGAAATCCGGGTGTTGCCGGGCGCCGATGCCGCGCGACGGTTCAGCGAAGCCGCTCACGATCTCGGGCTGTTTATGCACCAGATGGCCAAACCGATCATTGCAGCAATCAACGGGTACGCGCTTGGCGGCGGGCTGGAATTGGCGATGAGTTGCGATGTGCGCATTGCCGCCGAAACTGCTATGTTCGGTCAACCAGAGATCAATCTTGGCATCATCCCCGGTTGGGGCGGCACGCAGCGCCTGCCGCGCCTGATTGGTCCATCGGCGGCGCGCCTGCTCTGCATGACCGGAGATATGATCACGGCGGCAGAGGCGCTGCGCCTCGGTCTGGTCGAGCGTGTCGTTCCGGCGGCATCATTAATGGACGAGGCGCGTACACTGGCAATGAAGATCGCCTCAAAAGCGCCGCTGGCGATTGCAGCCATTAAGCAGGCAGTCAATCGCGGGTTGGACATGCCGCTGGCGGAAGGATGCATGTACGAAGCGGCGCTCTTCGGTGCGATTGCAGCAACCGACGACGCAAAAGAAGGAACGTCGGCGTTTCTCGAAAAGCGCCAGCCCACGTGGAAAGGACAATAGGCGCGCGGCGCACCGCCCGAAGAGACGTTATACCAATGACGATTGACGATGCCGCATGCGGGTCATGCCGAGCGCAGCGACGGGTCATGCCGAGCGCAGCGACGGGTCATGCCGAGCGCAGCGAGGAATCTGCACGGGTCGCGCACGACCCCTCGCGCTGCTCAGGGTGACCATGCCGGATGGTCACAGGTCATTGGTATTACCCCCCGACGTCTCTGGCAAATGTGCGGCATGACGCGTGACGGATGAAGAGAAGAGAGGAGTGCATGAGCATCGAGATGGCCCGCAGCACCGGCGTCGCTGCCATCGATGATCGCCGGGAACAGGTTGGCTGGTATTTCTACGATTGGGCAAATTCCGCCTTTTCTACCACTGTTGTGACCGTTTTCCTCGGTCCGTACCTGACCGCAGTGACCCGACGCGCCGCCGACGCCGATGGGTTTGTCTACCCGCTGGGTATTCCGGTCGCCGCCGGCGCATTCTTTCCCTACATGGTTTCTCTTTCAGTCCTGCTCCAGGTGCTTTTTCTACCGATCCTCGGCGCAATTGCGGACTATACCCATCTGAAGAAGCATCTCTTGGGCGTGTTCGCCTATGTGGGCGCCATTGCGACAATGCTGCTCTATTTTCTCGATGGCGGCAATTACCTTTTCGGCGGGATGCTCTTTCTCATCGCCAACCTGAGTTTTGGCGCGTCAATCGTGTTCTACAACGCTTTCCTGCCGGAAATTGCCAGCCCCGACCGGCGCGATGCCGTATCGTCGCAGGGATGGGCGCTCGGCTACCTTGGCGGTGGCTTGCTGCTCGTCGCCAATCTACTGCTCTTTCAAAACGCTGAGTCGTTCGGCGTTTCTTCCGATCACGCGGTACGCATCAGTATCACATCGGCCGGCATGTGGTGGGCAATCTTTACCATCATTCCGCTGCTGGCGCTGCGTCGGCGCGATCCGATCAAACGGATTCCGCCAGGCGAGCATTATGTTACGATTGGGTTCAAGCAGTTGTGGGACACACTGCGCAAGGCGCGCCATTATCCGCAGACGCTGCTGTCCCTCGGCGCCTATCTGCTTTACAATGATGGCATTCAGACGGTGATTGCCCTGGCGTCGCAGTTTGGCGCCGAAGAATTACGATTGGAACAATCCACGCTGATTTCCGCCATCCTGATGGTGCAGTTTGTCGCCTTCATTGGCGCCCTCGCCTTTGGACGCATCGCCGGGTGGCTTGGCGCCACTCGCGCCATCCTGGTGAGCCTGGTAATCTGGACGAGTGTGATCGTTGCGGCGTATGGCTGGGTGCAACCAGACAGCCCGACACAGTTCTACATCCTGGCGGCTGCGATTGCAATTGTGCTGGGCGGCAGTCAGGCAATCAGTCGATCACTCTTTTCGCAGATGATCCCGCCAGGGCAGGAGTCGGAGTATTTCAGTCTGTACGAAGTCAGCGAACGTGGCACCAGCTGGCTTGGACCGCTCGTTTTTGGATTGGCGCTCCAGTTCACCGGCAGCTACCGCGTGGCGATCCTGCTGCTGCTCATCTTCTTCATCGCCGGTATTGCGCTGCTGCTACGCGTTGATGCACGCCGCGCCATTCTCGAAGCCGGCAACGTACCGCCCGCCAAAGTTTGAGGGAGATACCACTGCGGCGGGGTGAAGGTGGGAAGGCCAGCGCGTCCAGAGGTAAGAGGCTGAAGGTTGACGACAAAGACGCAACAGGGAGAGATGTTGCATCGCAACGTCCCTGTACGACGCGAGGGGTCAGGGCAGGTGGACGTTAAACGTTGAATGGTGAACGTTGTCAGGGAAGACGGCAAGGCGGCAGCCGAAAAGGTGCGAAGATGCGAAAGAGGAAAGGGAGTCCCCACACCCTATTCCCTAACCCTGTTCCTGGTTCTCAGTTCTTAGTTCTTGGTTCTTCAGGAGAAAAGACGATGGATTTCACCGCTAACTACGACATGTTCCTGACCGAGGAACACCAGATTCTGCGCCGCACCGTGCGCGAATTCGCCGAGAAGGAAGTCGCTCCCTTCATCCGTGAATGGGATCGCAGCGGCGCAGCGATGGAAGGACCGGAGACCCGCCCCCACATCCGCCCCATTCTGAAGCGCATGGGCGAATTGGGGCTGCTCGGCATCTGCCTGCCTGCACGTCTTGGCGGCGCAGGAATGGACTACCTGGCGCTGGCGGTCGTATGCGAGGAACTAGAGCGGGTCGACAGTTTCCTGCGGGTTGTTATGAGCGTCCACACCGGTTTGAACTCGCTGACACTGTTTCAGTGGGGAACGGAAGAACAACAGCGGAAATACTTGATTCCGCAGGCGAAAGGCGAAAAAATCGCCGCCTACTGTCTGACCGAACCGAACAGCGGCACCGATGCCGGCGCCATGCTCGCCACTGCGCGACGCGACGGCGACTCCTATATCCTGAACGGCGAGAAAACCTGGATCAGCCTGGCAGACATCGCCGACAACTTTCTGGTCTTTGCCAAGACCGACCCATCGAAGGGAAATCGGGGCATTTCGTGTTTCATTGTCGAACGCACCATGCCTGGCTTCAGTAGCCTCCCGATCCACGGCAAACTCGGCGTGCGCGCCGGGAACACCGGTTCGGTCATCCTGGAAGATGTGCGCGTACCGGTCGCCAACCGACTCGGCGAAGAGGGCGAAGGTTTTAAGATCGCCATGACCGCCCTCGACAATGGGCGCTACACGGTCGCAGCCGGTGCGACCGGTCTCATTCAGGCGAGCCTGGAAGCCAGCATTCGCTACGCGCAAGAACGCCAGACCTTTGGCGTACCAATCGCCGAGCATCAACTGGTCAAACGCATGATCAGCCACATGGTGCGTAAACTCGACACCAGCCGCCTGTTGGTGTACCGTGCTGGCTGGATGAAAAACCAGGGACGCCGCAATACGCGCGAAACGACCCTCGCCAAATGGCATGCCACGGTCAGCAGTTTTGAGGCTGCCGACGATGCGATCCAGATCCACGGCGCCTATGGCTACAGCGACGAATATCCCGTCGAACGCTACCTGCGCAACGCGCGCGGCGCCATCATCTACGAAGGCACGCGCGAATTGCAGGAACTGCTTCAGGCGGATTTCGCGCTCGGCTTCCGCGAAAATAAGCCGCTGCGCCGCGAGTTGCCCGCCTACGATCCAGATGCATGGGCATGATAAACATCATGTTATAATGCAGTGTGTCACCAGGTACGCCAATGAGCGCACAACGGTATCACCAGGGGAAGCAGTGTTGATGCGACGCCGCTGATGAGCAGCGGTGCAAGAGGGAGGCGCTATGCACATCGTCGTCTGCATGAAACAGGTTCCGCGCGATAACTCGGTCAAGATCAATGCAGATCTGACCATCAACGCCGATGGGATCGAGCAGATCATGAACCTCTTCGATGAGTACGCCGTCGAAGAGGCGCTGCAATGGAACGAGAAACTGGGCGGCAAAGTCACCATTCTCTCGATTGGACCAGAAGACTGGAAAGAACAGATTCGTCGCGCGCTCGCTATGGGCGCAACCGACTCGCTGCTCTTGAGCGATCCGGCTTTCACCAACCTCGATACCTTCGGTGCTGCGCGGGTCGCCGCCGCCGCCATCAAGAAACTCGGTGACGTCGATCTGGTGCTGTGTGGGCGCAACTCGACCGATGACGAAACCGGGGCGTTCGCTCCGGCACTGGCGCGGTTGCTGGGCTGGACGCAACTGACCTACGTGGGCAAGGTGGTTACGCTCGAAAGCGGCAGGATCGTCGCCGAACGCCACCTCGAAGAAGTCGTCGAGACGGTCGAAGCCAGTTTGCCAGCAGTTGTGACGGTCGTCAAAGGTATCAATGAACCACGCTATCCATCGTTGTTGCGCATCCGCAAGGTCGCCAAAGTCGAGATTCCGACTTGGTCAGCGGCGGATGTCGGTCTCAGCGCCGCCGATCTGACCCCCAGGTTGAACCTGGTTAATCGTGTGCCACCACCGCCGCGACCCAAGGGTGAGATCATCGAAGGGAAAGATGCCACGGAAAAGGTTGCCAGACTGGTCGATAAGTTGATGGAAGCACAGGTTATCTGACAGGAGAACGTCCATGGCGAATGAGATCTGGGTTGTCATTGAGCGAACCGCTCACGGCGATATGGCCGGGGTGTCGAAAGAATTGCTCGGCAAGGCGCGCGAACTGGCTGATGCCAACGGTATGAAGGTTGGCGCGCTGATCCTGGGCGCTGGCATCGGCGATCTTGCACAAGTCGCCTTCAGTTATGGCGCCGACACAGCCTATGTGGTTGACGACGGTGCACTGGCGCAGTACACCACCGATGGGTATGTCGGCACAGCCGCAGCACTGGCGAAGAAATATCAGCCTGCCCTGATCCTGACCGGCGCCGGTTTCCAGATGCGCGACTTCAGCGCGGCGCTGGCGGCGGAACTCGATACCGGCGTCGCCGCCGACTCGACGAATGTGATGATCGAGAACGGTACGGTAAGCGCCGTCCGCAGCTCGCATGGCGGGAATGTTATCAATACGTTGACATTCGCTCCCGGTAGAACGGCAGTCGTCTCGGTGCGCAAGCAGAGTTTCCCGGAACCGCAGGCAAACCCTGACCGCTCCGGCGCAGCGGTGACCGAAAATCTGCCCGGCGTTCCGATGCGCGCAAAGGTTGTGAGCGTTGCGCCGAAGCAGGGAGCCGTCAACCTGTCCGACGCTGCGATCATTGTGTCGGGCGGGCGCGGCCTGGGGTCGCCGGAGAACTATTACAAACTGATCCCCCCGCTCGCCGAAGCAGTTGGCGGCGCCTACGGCGCATCGCGCGCGATCGTCGATGCCGGTTGGGTGCCGTATGAGCATCAGGTTGGTCAGACCGGCAAGACGGTCAGCCCGAAACTGTATATGGCGATCGGCATCTCCGGCGCCATTCAGCACCTGGCAGGCATGCGTTCTTCGCGCACCATCGTGGCGATCAACAAAGACCCGGACGCGCCGATCTTTCGCGTTGCCACCTATGGCGTCGTCGGCGATGCCAACGAAATTGTGCCGCTGCTGACGGAGGAGATCAAGAAGCGGACGGGAAGGTAGGGGTTAAGAATACGGATCGCGTCGGGGCGAATATGCATTCGCCCCGACCTCCAGCAGGGGCGCGAAGTCCTCCCCGACCTCACCCGCCTGCCACGCCTCGAGCAGGGGTCTGAGTTCGGTCATCTTGAAGTCATCGGCCATACCTCTGTCCAACATCCATGGCGGCATCTGCGGCTATCGACCAAACCAACTTTCAACGCGATCATCTGCGTTTTGCGCCTTCGATGATCAATGCCTCCCCTCCGAAAGGCGTGCCACAAACTCCACACTCTTCACAGTTCACCTCCTCCCGCTTCGCGCTTCCCTTGCCCATTTCGCGTCAATATTGAATGCATTTTGATCCGACTCTGGTTACGCTCCTCGGCTATACTGATATACTTAGGAGCAGACCGCGCCCGCAAGGAGCGGCAAATCGTAAACCGGGAATGCACGCGTGGCTGCGCTGTGTGTCAGCAAACTGTAACGCTATGCACTGGCGCTCAAACTAACGCAGGAGTACACTCAGATGGAGGCGGTAGTCTGTCCGGTACGGCGCGAAGTCGATGTGTATGTTGCGATGGGGCGTGCGCGCGATATGGCGACAGCCCTGGAGTTCGACGATATCGACCGCACGCGCATTGAAATCGCGGTTCTGGAACTGACGCGCAATATCCTGGCACACGCTGGCAGTGGCGAACTGATCATCGAGTATGTCACCGATGGCAACCGTCAGGGAATTGCCATTGAGGCGCGCGATCAGGGACCCGGCATTGCCGACATTGCCCTGGCGCTGCGCGACGGGTACAGCACTGCGCAGACACTCGGCGCAGGGCTGCCGGGCGTTCAGCGCTTAATGGACGACTTTCACATCGAGTCGACGGTTGGGGTAGGAACGCGCGTGCGCGCGGTGAAGTGGCCT
This region includes:
- a CDS encoding PAS domain S-box protein; the protein is MTHVRQRISASEPRHTPEPLHAHIHLLEAIGQPLVITDLSGVIVYWNAAAEAAFGWRWEEVCGRSVMDMSDSERWRRKVTRALDSVAREGWWYGETVVQRRDDTKAPVLVQARRWFRSESEATFIVLLVTDLSSQKRIEERLRRRVAVQRQQTIDLQQRLRRQLTDVRLANHMLSKEIAERISVEQKLRFQAMLLDAVSQAVIATNLTSAITYWSRSAERIFGWSEADMIGRHVFDLVAEPKDNAQIAEMRATVAAGHPWEGEFTLTRRDGTMFPAFVTVAAIYDEQQRRSGSIGVISDITDRKRDREALANANARLQAMNADLQLSRDLLYTIVDNLDDALALIDNNGIIQTTNRQFARLFARPPDTLPGASCDTICPEIAPIVARTLASGLKASGRVQLRRASGAMAILDIHSIPLSDANEARRVVLRLVDVTEHLQLEAIMRQNERLAASSRLAAIVAHEINTPLQSIQNYLYLLRAHGAAQSGEFLDLVSDEICRVSGLLRRLLDLHRPGDGAIELIDCNALIERVLLLLGGTLAGSGIRVERSLTTPLPPVSGGRDALTQVLLNLLINAIDAMPCGGTLRIATRHSLETIDQSPVACVQIMVEDTGPGIMPDLQERIFDPFFTTKPHGSGLGLTVSRQIVEQHGGMLRLQSGSGGGATFIVTLPAADRW
- a CDS encoding SDR family NAD(P)-dependent oxidoreductase; the encoded protein is MHIAGSSALITGGASGLGAGVARHLAALGATVTIVDVNREAGMALAAELDEQVRFIAADVADAEQMRAAVEATASDGNLRALVCCAGIATAERTLGKEGPLPLERFTRVIAVNLIGTFNAIRLAATVMAGNTPNDDGERGVIVCTASIAAFEGQIGQAAYSASKAGVVGMTLPLARELARHGIRVVSIAPGTFDTPMLAGLPEAAIMALAQQVPFPSRLGRPSEFATLVQHIIENPMLNGTTIRLDGALRMGPR
- a CDS encoding enoyl-CoA hydratase/isomerase family protein — its product is MTDDNILVAVEGPLTIITINRERVRNALNQATIAEIQTALRAFEADLSQRVAIITGAGDRAFAAGADITEIRVLPGADAARRFSEAAHDLGLFMHQMAKPIIAAINGYALGGGLELAMSCDVRIAAETAMFGQPEINLGIIPGWGGTQRLPRLIGPSAARLLCMTGDMITAAEALRLGLVERVVPAASLMDEARTLAMKIASKAPLAIAAIKQAVNRGLDMPLAEGCMYEAALFGAIAATDDAKEGTSAFLEKRQPTWKGQ
- a CDS encoding MFS transporter, producing the protein MSIEMARSTGVAAIDDRREQVGWYFYDWANSAFSTTVVTVFLGPYLTAVTRRAADADGFVYPLGIPVAAGAFFPYMVSLSVLLQVLFLPILGAIADYTHLKKHLLGVFAYVGAIATMLLYFLDGGNYLFGGMLFLIANLSFGASIVFYNAFLPEIASPDRRDAVSSQGWALGYLGGGLLLVANLLLFQNAESFGVSSDHAVRISITSAGMWWAIFTIIPLLALRRRDPIKRIPPGEHYVTIGFKQLWDTLRKARHYPQTLLSLGAYLLYNDGIQTVIALASQFGAEELRLEQSTLISAILMVQFVAFIGALAFGRIAGWLGATRAILVSLVIWTSVIVAAYGWVQPDSPTQFYILAAAIAIVLGGSQAISRSLFSQMIPPGQESEYFSLYEVSERGTSWLGPLVFGLALQFTGSYRVAILLLLIFFIAGIALLLRVDARRAILEAGNVPPAKV
- a CDS encoding acyl-CoA dehydrogenase family protein, producing the protein MDFTANYDMFLTEEHQILRRTVREFAEKEVAPFIREWDRSGAAMEGPETRPHIRPILKRMGELGLLGICLPARLGGAGMDYLALAVVCEELERVDSFLRVVMSVHTGLNSLTLFQWGTEEQQRKYLIPQAKGEKIAAYCLTEPNSGTDAGAMLATARRDGDSYILNGEKTWISLADIADNFLVFAKTDPSKGNRGISCFIVERTMPGFSSLPIHGKLGVRAGNTGSVILEDVRVPVANRLGEEGEGFKIAMTALDNGRYTVAAGATGLIQASLEASIRYAQERQTFGVPIAEHQLVKRMISHMVRKLDTSRLLVYRAGWMKNQGRRNTRETTLAKWHATVSSFEAADDAIQIHGAYGYSDEYPVERYLRNARGAIIYEGTRELQELLQADFALGFRENKPLRRELPAYDPDAWA
- a CDS encoding electron transfer flavoprotein subunit beta/FixA family protein encodes the protein MHIVVCMKQVPRDNSVKINADLTINADGIEQIMNLFDEYAVEEALQWNEKLGGKVTILSIGPEDWKEQIRRALAMGATDSLLLSDPAFTNLDTFGAARVAAAAIKKLGDVDLVLCGRNSTDDETGAFAPALARLLGWTQLTYVGKVVTLESGRIVAERHLEEVVETVEASLPAVVTVVKGINEPRYPSLLRIRKVAKVEIPTWSAADVGLSAADLTPRLNLVNRVPPPPRPKGEIIEGKDATEKVARLVDKLMEAQVI
- a CDS encoding electron transfer flavoprotein subunit alpha/FixB family protein, giving the protein MANEIWVVIERTAHGDMAGVSKELLGKARELADANGMKVGALILGAGIGDLAQVAFSYGADTAYVVDDGALAQYTTDGYVGTAAALAKKYQPALILTGAGFQMRDFSAALAAELDTGVAADSTNVMIENGTVSAVRSSHGGNVINTLTFAPGRTAVVSVRKQSFPEPQANPDRSGAAVTENLPGVPMRAKVVSVAPKQGAVNLSDAAIIVSGGRGLGSPENYYKLIPPLAEAVGGAYGASRAIVDAGWVPYEHQVGQTGKTVSPKLYMAIGISGAIQHLAGMRSSRTIVAINKDPDAPIFRVATYGVVGDANEIVPLLTEEIKKRTGR
- a CDS encoding anti-sigma regulatory factor, whose protein sequence is MEAVVCPVRREVDVYVAMGRARDMATALEFDDIDRTRIEIAVLELTRNILAHAGSGELIIEYVTDGNRQGIAIEARDQGPGIADIALALRDGYSTAQTLGAGLPGVQRLMDDFHIESTVGVGTRVRAVKWPGKRANSGPGKVRR